A window of the Cetobacterium sp. ZOR0034 genome harbors these coding sequences:
- the ybeY gene encoding rRNA maturation RNase YbeY — MEVVLDFSLEIEGYNEYIKEDEVQQYICEVLNDEFESEKPVYLSVALVGNEDIQRINRDFRDKDRPTDVISFAYHETEDYMIGPYDTLGDIIISLERVEEQCNEYNHSFRREFFYVLTHGMLHLLGYDHIEEEDKKEMRAREEEILGKFGHTRD; from the coding sequence ATGGAAGTAGTTTTAGATTTTTCTCTAGAAATAGAGGGATACAATGAATATATAAAAGAAGATGAAGTACAACAATATATCTGTGAAGTTTTAAATGATGAATTTGAATCAGAAAAACCAGTATATTTATCAGTAGCCTTAGTCGGAAATGAAGATATTCAAAGAATAAATAGAGATTTTAGAGATAAGGATAGACCCACGGATGTTATCTCATTTGCTTACCATGAAACAGAGGATTACATGATAGGGCCATATGATACATTAGGAGATATTATAATATCTTTAGAAAGAGTAGAGGAACAATGTAATGAGTATAATCACTCATTTAGAAGAGAGTTCTTCTATGTTTTAACTCATGGAATGCTTCACCTTTTAGGATACGACCATATAGAGGAAGAAGATAAGAAAGAGATGAGGGCTAGAGAGGAAGAAATTTTAGGGAAATTTGGTCATACTAGAGATTAG